One segment of Piscirickettsia litoralis DNA contains the following:
- a CDS encoding efflux RND transporter permease subunit, which translates to EKSDSVALLYISYSSQQLTSPQIYDYLSRVVQPNLQTVKGVGSVSIIGGDPFAMRVWLDPKRMAGLHVTATDVSNALAANNYQTAAGQTKGVYSVYNVTANTDVSSVKNFKNIVVKNNNGTLIRLKDVAKVNLGSESYDSSVIFNGKRGVFISIQSTPSANSLSVIKNVRKILPSLAKDLPSTLHQSIVYDATKYIQVSINEVIKTIIEAAIIVIAVIFLFLGSLRSVIIPVITIPLSLIGVCSLMLVFGYSINLLTLFAMVLAIGLVVDDAIIVVENVHRHIEEGKNPTQAALVGAREIALPVIVMTITLAAVYAPIAFVSGVTGALFKEFALTLAAAVIVSGIIALTLSPMMCSKLLVSHSNNSRLTQWLDQSFLTLANDL; encoded by the coding sequence GAAAAGTCTGACTCTGTTGCCTTGCTATACATTAGTTACTCTAGTCAACAACTGACCTCTCCACAAATTTACGATTATCTCTCTAGAGTCGTGCAACCCAACTTACAAACTGTAAAAGGTGTAGGCAGTGTCAGTATCATCGGGGGTGACCCTTTTGCGATGCGCGTTTGGCTAGATCCTAAGCGTATGGCAGGTCTTCACGTAACAGCTACCGATGTTTCAAACGCTTTAGCAGCTAATAACTACCAAACGGCCGCTGGACAAACTAAAGGGGTATACAGTGTATATAATGTCACTGCGAATACCGATGTCAGCTCAGTTAAAAACTTTAAGAATATTGTTGTTAAAAATAATAATGGCACACTCATTCGTTTAAAAGATGTTGCGAAAGTCAATTTAGGCTCTGAAAGTTATGACTCCTCTGTGATATTCAATGGCAAGCGCGGAGTCTTTATTTCGATTCAGTCAACCCCTTCGGCGAATTCACTGTCTGTCATCAAGAATGTCAGAAAAATTTTACCTTCTCTAGCAAAGGATTTACCCTCTACACTCCATCAAAGTATTGTCTACGATGCAACTAAGTACATTCAAGTCTCCATTAATGAAGTGATTAAAACAATTATTGAGGCTGCTATTATCGTAATCGCCGTGATCTTTCTTTTCTTAGGATCCCTACGCTCAGTCATTATCCCCGTCATTACTATTCCACTGTCGCTAATTGGTGTTTGCTCACTCATGTTAGTTTTTGGCTACTCAATTAACCTACTTACACTATTCGCTATGGTATTGGCCATCGGTCTTGTTGTTGATGATGCCATTATTGTTGTCGAAAACGTCCATCGTCATATTGAGGAGGGTAAAAACCCAACGCAAGCCGCTTTAGTTGGTGCTCGTGAAATTGCCCTGCCTGTCATTGTTATGACGATTACACTCGCTGCAGTTTATGCCCCCATCGCATTTGTTAGTGGCGTTACTGGGGCTTTATTCAAGGAATTTGCTTTAACTTTAGCCGCAGCAGTTATTGTATCTGGTATTATTGCCTTAACACTTTCACCGATGATGTGCTCTAAACTTCTAGTCAGCCACTCCAACAATAGCCGACTGACCCAATGGCTTGATCAAAGTTTTTTGACGCTTGCAAACGATCTATAA